From the genome of Bombus pascuorum chromosome 2, iyBomPasc1.1, whole genome shotgun sequence, one region includes:
- the LOC132916596 gene encoding protein split ends isoform X2, whose translation MFLRRLFRKKCQEYKCENPFNTDVDFELLPLRQKVEILRALCDFRLDAEDVEQSLGNLDSDSLRVEPLGHDRKNSAYWYFYGTRLYREDYIDTSNSISHKQKSKPRDKKRKRRRNRVAKEEEEEEEKKEDSLIHGKAKESVWQVVCFTQQDWSRLVEKFRDSEYDTERKLYRTLSEDFMPEIPKLFDLKEKQQRRKLLQRNSSRVLRSHEPTTQMETVMVRSKIKTKTNKGSKKGTQNSKNVYVKEETPPPLPSPPIQKKGRQTNNSLASAVGQIVIHTRDEVEGLEKKKGIGSNSDGNYVSSNYGYKYGYSFGIEEEERRVGMHKVLESLKDHVDAWPFIDPVDEEYAPRYYSVVRKPMDLSTMEEKLENGLYKSLSEFKRDFRLIVDNCRQYNGSDNEYTEMAFNLKEAFDKAVGRYLESETSSDEDPSSPKSFLATPASPSCPSRVTSPHQNRKRSKKSTKRSKSYKSESKGKSKANDKNDEEEKRGKNYKLPKKKRGKKKSKRAKDEESVNEEEQEEQESEDATSESSVITAKRRKHVDGNNLLLKTKKLTSKESEEFKKIDKKVSKERHQQKKEAENVRPIKESKENNKKRKEDFEEDYEPLVVVKSKNKKIEKKELEETEVFTDNAKKNKLKKTESHENEPLPENKEKTQHIKVKKNRKKEKTGLKALKSDEKSEKNRTKDKEKKSKQKNDELKNGEISSEIDSKDLDLESDVDSKEIHTSKKIPAFIGDKDIESLDGLKDKISERRREEKLKNEKEKQKKTGKNDLHNMYSKKVPSNGSTFHDSDKSSVKRPKLKKGIKEEKVPIMEDPVKTQDQEVAETKKVKVAQSKHTKGFGKEESSMQALNQATEQTLHDINKWLDDAPRLSEFSSGSDSPIFHSSSVESGRSGPKVEAPRKRPSSIKIFGPHGPNRPKKIQRTIDRLQPGKSKGNLLLKKPLNLPNVNAAEMTVQLTSDNDQTNKNTNEEPKLSLGTVLKNVDSIQLICKSLVSSPNPNFSNDDEEEDHNTLPAVPVSSLREEKTSGITTTQTPATVEESKDNQSNAKDTQKPKTATPNLSAWFKAFGAPKSKKKDEESEDGIMKKDGELQEVFCGRQRRMSTGGSSVSESVSSFSQESPPGRSGRSPQGQPIMASVEPQIRGAGFYQDALSTGSSPYNSPYYATPPRYSAQLPPTPSPQNHPLSPAYPSSSYEQAPLYSQIPTQQSHQTFQKSPQENSGEIYHQLSPTFPQRSPQTNFPQNSTQNESYNQPLQSSNQSQSPVYPQHSPQPIQQIYPQPSPQPPPSNYSQPSPQQPSTPKYSQLSPQQNAANYSQPSPQAANYSQPSPQQPHSPYSQASPQAPPNYSQPSPQQQPSPYAQSPQQSSGYSQMSPQPPPSNYSQQSPQPSSNYSQQSPQPPSNYSQPSPQPPSNYSQASPQPPSNYSQPSPQPPSNYSQPSPQAPSSYSQPSPQPPSNYSQPSPQPPSNYSQPSPQPPSNYSQPSPQPPSNYSQPSPQPPPVYSQQSQSSNFSHPSPQTHSASYTQSSPQPLTTGYSQPSPQPRNYSQPSPQQIQTFPQHSPQAPPSYSQPSPQNAAYSQPQQSPQQSVKYSQPSPQQPANYSHSIHSPQTPQNYSQLSPQQPTPSNYSQPSPSPQQSRNYSQTSPSPQQSRNYSQPSPSPQQSHTYTQPAPSPQQTRTYSQPSPQQKSACTSQASQSSQQPSNYSQPSPQQSTNYSLQQPQPQSQKNAEEYPQAASTSSNYSHGYKQNHSYIQSSASSTLNETEHRTDYLKSSTTEKSSSTEQQRNFAVPPETASLSLNANHQIYQSSNQYPPTFGNNYPNIDLQRSVSRHGSQEQPQQQQQSSQERPSFTDLSNSLNAQKYAQQRSFLGKTSSTSEQHTTQDQSQILAFQQNLTAHESLYPSGFQSSGYPMPNSRPVYPSPHYFDASSKAATNSGSVNSSTSNLPPVKKRIYNESSTEASRGLTQETAARTGQEQFSFDPIMALPQPEAVSASQFDTAFVGNLADSVATNPAYARLGLGLVSRTGKEQQQLLTIPRPPQTKPEHLAYARSPASGAAEIDLNLLQSLQTAAAKNTQSILSMSSSRRGGEASSSSTSTPVKTKKSRKSKQQQQEQQNVTSVSSAVSTEPQSATGIPGFPQYTGTSADSIGLKNTTMVPPAGSAFNFAASTSTTTSSPFYDKDASAAAAAFAFLDEFRNPNSYYSMALRQQQQQQQQQVPPVTDATQQACNKLSNQPPRNYPPHPFLHSAQRSAAYGPPVSAYVTPHGPNLTMDPTAYQQYIHSLYALQPPPHHHRPSWL comes from the exons ATGTTTCTTCGCAGACTTTTTAGAAAGAAATGTCAG GAATACAAATGTGAAAATCCTTTTAATACAGATGTAGATTTTGAGTTACTACCACTTCGTcaaaaagtagaaattttaCGTGCTCTCTGCGACTTTCGGCTTGACGCTGAAGACGtg GAGCAATCATTAGGTAATTTGGACTCGGATAGCCTGCGAGTCGAACCTTTAGGACATGATCGTAAGAATTCTGCCTATTGGTACTTTTACGGCACTCGATTATATAGGGAGGACTACATTGATACTTCTAACAGCATCTCGCACAAACAGAAAAGTAAGCCTAGGGATAAAAAGCGTAAAAGACGACGAAACAGAGTGGcgaaggaggaagaggaagaggaggagaagaaggaggaCAGTTTAATACACGGGAAAGCAAAAGAAAGTGTTTGGCAGGTTGTCTGCTTTACTCAGCAGGACTGGAGCCGTCTAGTTGAAAAATTTCGTGATTCG GAGTACGATACCGAACGTAAACTTTACCGTACTCTGTCCGAGGATTTCATGCCTGAAATCCCGAAACTTTttgatttaaaagaaaaacagcaAAGGCGCAAAttgttacaacgtaatagttcGCGTGTACTTCGAAGTCACGAACCAACGACACAGATGGAAACAGTCATGGTTAGATCGAAGatcaaaactaaaacaaacaAAGGGAGTAAAAAGGGGACTCAGAATTCAAagaatgtttatgttaaagaGGAGACACCTCCACCCTTACCTTCACCGCCGATTCAAAAAAAAGGACGGCAAACTAATAATTCGTTGGCTTCAGCTGTTGGTCAAATTGTGATTCACACTAGGGACGAAGTAGAGGgattagaaaaaaagaaaggcaTTGGAAGTAATAGCGATGGAAATTATGTATCCTCTAATTACGGATATAAATACGGTTACTCGTTTGGaattgaagaagaagaacgtcGTGTTGGAATGCACAAAGTTCTTGAAAGTCTCAAAGATCATGTGGATGCTTGGCCATTCATTGATCCTGTGGATGAAGAATATGCCCCAAG atACTATAGCGTGGTGCGAAAACCCATGGACCTTAGTACAATGGAGGAGAAACTTGAAAATGGTTTATACAAAAGTTTAAGTGAATTCAAACGTGATTTTCGACTTATAGTAGATAATTGTAGACAATATAATGGCTCTGATAATG AGTACACAGAAATGGCATTTAACCTTAAGGAAGCATTTGACAAAGCAGTGGGACGTTACTTGGAATCGGAAACATCTAGCGACGAGGATCCTTCGTCACCGAAGTCATTTCTTGCTACTCCCGCATCTCCGTCGTGTCCTTCTCGCGTTACGTCTCCTCATCAGAATAGAAAACGTTCGAAAAAATCTACGAAAAGATCGAAATCATATAAATCTGAAAGCAAAGGAAAATCTAAAGCGAATGATAagaacgacgaagaagaaaaacgggGTAAAAATTATAAGCTTCCTAAGAAAAAAAGGGGTAAGAAAAAGAGTAAAAGAGCAAAGGACGAAGAATCGGTAAACGAAGAAGAACAAGAAGAGCAAGAAAGCGAGGATGCAACGTCTGAATCGAGTGTCATAACAGCAAAAAGAAGGAAGCACGTTGacggaaataatttattgttaaaaaccAAAAAGCTAACATCCAAAGAATCAGAGGAGTTTAAGAAGATAGATAaaaaagttagtaaagaacgtcATCAACAAAAAAAGGAAGCGGAAAATGTACGGCCAATAAAAGAATCGAAAGAGAATAATAAGAAGCGAAAAGAGGACTTCGAAGAAGATTATGAGCCCCTAGTCGtcgtaaaaagtaaaaataagaaaatcgaGAAGAAGGAACTCGAGGAGACGGAAGTATTTACAGATAACGCGAAGAAGAACAAATTGAAGAAAACCGAATCTCACGAAAATGAACCATTACCGgagaataaagagaaaacGCAGCATATCAAAGTTAAGAAGAatcgaaagaaggaaaagacgGGATTAAAGGCTTTAAAATCTGACGAGAAGTCTGAAAAAAACCGTACTaaagacaaagagaaaaaatcaAAACAGAAGAACGATGAACTCAAAAACGGAGAAATATCAAGTGAAATAGATTCCAAAGATTTAGATTTAGAAAGCGATGTAGATTCAAAAGAAATACATACGTCTAAGAAAATTCCTGCATTTATAGGTGATAAAGATATAGAATCGTTGGATggtttaaaagataaaataagcGAGAGGAGGCGAGaggagaaattgaaaaatgagaaggagaaacagaagaaaactGGAAAAAACGACCTTCACAATATGTATTCAAAAAAAGTGCCTTCAAATGGTAGTACCTTTCATGACAGCGATAAATCCAGCGTGAAACGACCAAAGTTAAAAAAgggaataaaagaagaaaaagttccTATCATGGAAGATCCTGTCAAGACTCAAGACCAAGAAGTCGCTGAGACTAAGAAAGTAAAAGTAGCTCAGTCAAAGCATACCAAAGGAtttggaaaagaagaaagctccATGCAAGCATTGAATCAAGCAACAGAACAGACGCTTCAT GACATCAACAAATGGTTAGATGACGCACCAAGACTCTCTGAATTTTCTTCAGGAAGTGATTCTCcaatatttcattcttcgtCCGTCGAATCTGGCCGATCAGGTCCAAAAGTAGAAGCACCAAGGAAACGACCAAGTTCCATTAAAATCTTCGGTCCTCATGGACCTAACAGGCCCAAAAAGATCCAACGTACGATAGATCGCTTACAACCTGGAAAAAGTAAGGGAAATTTGCTTCTAAAAAAACCATTGAACTTACCTAACGTTAATGCTGCTGAAATGACCGTGCAATTGACCAGCGACAACGATCAAACGAACAAGAACACGAACGAGGAACCAAAACTTAGTTTAGGAACTGTTTTGAAAAACGTGGATTCCATACAgttaatttgtaaaagtttAGTTTCTTCGCCTAACCCTAATTTTTCTAATgacgatgaagaagaagacCACAATACTCTTCCTGCAGTTCCGGTGTCTAGTCttagagaagaaaaaacaTCTGGAATAACGACAACGCAAACACCTGCCACTGTAGAAGAGTCTAAAGATAATCAATCTAACGCGAAGGACACGCAGAAGCCCAAAACAGCGACGCCAAATTTGAGTGCTTGGTTTAAAGCGTTCGGAGCGCCAAagtcgaagaagaaagacgaagagTCGGAGGACGGTATAATGAAGAAAGATGGTGAATTGCAGGAAGTGTTTTGTGGTAGACAAAGAAGAATGAGTACCGGTGGTAGTAGTGTAAGTGAATCTGTTTCGAGTTTCTCTCAGGAGTCACCACCTGGACGTTCAGGTCGATCTCCGCAAGGTCAACCGATAATGGCTTCGGTCGAGCCACAGATTAGAGGAGCCGGTTTCTATCAAGACGCTTTATCAACGGGAAGTAGCCCTTACAATAGTCCCTATTATGCTACACCTCCAAGATACAGCGCTCAATTACCTCCCACTCCATCCCCACAAAATCATCCATTATCTCCAGCCTATCCATCATCATCGTACGAACAGGCGCCTCTCTATTCCCAGATACCGACGCAACAGTCGCATCAAACGTTTCAGAAATCACCTCAAGAAAATTCTGGGGAGATCTATCATCAGTTATCACCTACATTTCCTCAGCGATCTCCTCAAACTAATTTCCCTCAGAATTCGACACAAAACGAGTCATATAATCAACCATTGCAATCTTCTAATCAGAGTCAATCTCCTGTTTATCCACAGCATTCACCACAACCCATACAACAGATATATCCTCAACCTTCTCCGCAGCCACCACCATCAAATTATTCTCAACCATCTCCTCAGCAACCATCTACTCCTAAATATTCACAACTATCTCCACAACAAAATGCTGCCAATTATTCTCAGCCATCTCCGCAAGCTGCTAATTATTCTCAACCTTCGCCTCAGCAACCGCATTCACCTTACTCTCAGGCTTCTCCCCAAGCACCGCCAAATTATTCTCAACCATCTCCACAACAACAACCTTCTCCATATGCACAATCTCCACAGCAATCGTCTGGATACTCCCAGATGTCTCCTCAACCACCACCATCAAATTATTCTCAACAATCGCCACAACCATCTTCCAATTACTCTCAACAATCGCCACAACCACCTTCCAATTATTCTCAGCCATCACCGCAACCACCTTCCAATTATTCTCAAGCATCACCTCAACCACCTTCCAATTATTCTCAACCATCGCCACAGCCACCTTCCAATTATTCTCAGCCATCACCACAGGCACCTTCCAGTTATTCTCAACCATCACCACAGCCACCTTCCAATTATTCTCAGCCATCACCACAGCCACCTTCCAATTATTCTCAGCCATCACCACAACCACCTTCCAATTATTCTCAACCATCACCACAGCCACCTTCCAATTATTCCCAGCCATCACCTCAACCTCCTCCAGTGTATTCTCAACAGTCTCAATCTTCAAACTTCTCACATCCATCACCTCAGACACATTCTGCCAGCTACACGCAATCTTCACCTCAACCTCTCACAACAGGCTACTCCCAGCCATCGCCTCAACCTCGAAACTATTCTCAACCTTCGCCTCAACAAATCCAAACCTTTCCTCAACATTCTCCACAAGCACCGCCTTCATACTCTCAACCTTCTCCTCAGAATGCAGCATATTCACAGCCTCAACAATCGCCTCAGCAATCAGTTAAGTATTCTCAACCTTCTCCTCAACAACCTGCCAATTACTCACATTCGATACACTCGCCTCAAACGCCACAAAATTATTCGCAATTGTCTCCTCAACAACCAACGCCAAGCAATTACTCTCAGCCTTCACCATCGCCTCAGCAATCCCGGAACTACTCTCAAACGTCTCCATCGCCTCAGCAGTCCCGTAACTATTCTCAACCATCGCCATCTCCTCAACAATCACATACTTACACTCAACCAGCGCCATCGCCTCAGCAAACCCGCACCTACTCTCAACCGTCACCTCAGCAAAAGTCTGCATGCACATCACAAGCGTCGCAATCTTCGCAACAGCCTTCGAATTACTCGCAACCGTCTCCACAACAAAGTACAAACTACAGTCTACAGCAACCGCAACCACAATCACAAAAGAACGCAGAAGAATATCCACAAGCTGCGTCGACATCTTCAAATTATTCCCACGGATATAAACAGAACCATTCGTATATTCAGTCTTCAGCGTCGTCAACATTAAACGAAACAGAACACCGGACTGATTACTTGAAATCTAGCACTACGGAGAAGTCTTCGAGCACGGAGCAGCAGAGGAATTTTGCTGTACCACCGGAGACTGCATCGTTAAGCCTAAATGCGAATCATCAGATTTATCAGTCATCAAACCAATACCCACCAACGTTTGGCAATAACTATCCTAATATCGACCTCCAGAGGTCTGTTTCGAGACACGGCAGTCAGGAACAGccacaacaacagcaacaatcGTCCCAGGAGCGGCCTAGCTTCACCGACCTCAGCAATTCTCTGAACGCTCAGAAGTACGCTCAACAGCGGTCGTTCCTTGGTAAGACGTCGAGTACCAGCGAACAGCACACAACGCAGGATCAGTCACAAATCCTAGCATTCCAACAAAATCTGACAGCTCACGAATCTCTTTATCCTAGTGGTTTCCAATCGTCTGGTTATCCGATGCCAAATTCGAGACCCGTGTATCCAAGTCCACATTACTTCGATGCCAGTTCAAAGGCTGCGACTAACAGCGGATCGGTAAACAGCTCGACCAGTAATTTGCCTCCAGTGAAGAAACGAATTTACAATGAATCATCTACAGAGGCGTCTCGCGGTTTGACGCAGGAAACAGCAGCTAGAACGGGCCAGGAACAATTTAGCTTTGACCCCATAATGGCATTGCCGCAACCTGAAGCAGTTTCAGCTAGTCAGTTCGATACTGCGTTTGTCGGCAACCTAGCCGACTCTGTAGCGACGAATCCAGCGTATGCACGTCTAGGCTTAGGTTTGGTCAGTCGTACTGGTAAAGAACAACAACAATTGTTGACCATTCCTCGACCACCACAGACGAAGCCAGAACACCTGGCGTATGCTCGTAGTCCAGCATCTGGCGCAGCGGAAATAGATCTGAATTTGCTTCAAAGTTTGCAGACGGCAGCAGCGAAGAATACACAGAGTATTTTGTCAATGTCGTCGTCTCGCAGAGGTGGAGAAGCATCTAGTAGTTCTACGTCGACACCtgtgaaaacgaaaaagagcAGAAAGAGCAAACAGCAACAGCAAGAGCAACAAAATGTAACAAGCGTCTCGTCGGCGGTTAGCACGGAACCACAATCTGCTACAGGTATACCTGGTTTTCCACAATACACGGGAACATCAGCTGACTCGATTGGTCTAAAGAATACCACCATGGTTCCACCAGCTGGGAGTGCCTTTAATTTCGCTGCGTCAACCAGTACCACGACCAGTTCACCTTTCTACGATAAAGACGCATCAGCTGCAGCGGCTGCGTTCGCATTTTTGGATGAGTTTCGAAATCCAAATAGCTACTATAGCATGGCGCTCaggcaacagcagcagcaacaacaacagcaagtTCCGCCAGTTACAGACGCCACGCAACAAGCCTGTAACAAGCTTAGCAATCAACCGCCGAGAAATTATCCGCCTCACCCTTTCCTTCATTCCGCTCAGAGATCAGCAGCTTACGGGCCTCCTGTATCTGCTTATGTAACGCCTCATGGGCCAAACTTAACGATGGATCCGACCGCTTATCAACAGTACATTCATTCCCTGTACGCGCTTCAACCGCCGCCCCATCATCATCGACCGTCCTGGCTTTAG